One window of Nakaseomyces glabratus chromosome A, complete sequence genomic DNA carries:
- the DED81 gene encoding asparagine--tRNA ligase DED81 (CAGL0A02112g~Ortholog(s) have asparagine-tRNA ligase activity, role in asparaginyl-tRNA aminoacylation and cytosol localization) gives MSVYIHEVKGVDETGVAGTQEQPFKTAAFALFCSETEPKLFVYKEADGEYQEISASALKKARKGCEGLKKKAIKQKEQDAKKQQQDADNAAKQMAALNIKIEEDKSLPEAKKCKIGQSYELVGQRVKISGWIHRLRSNKKVMFIVLRDGYGYLQSVLTGDLAIAQQSLDLTIESTVTLYGTITKVPEGKSAPGGVELLVDYYEVVGLAPSGDEAFTNKIAEGADPSLLLDQRHLALRGETLSAVMKVRAALMKSIRRVYTEESLTEVTPPCMVQTQVEGGSTLFKLDYYGEQAYLTQSSQLYLETCLPSLGDVYCVQESFRAEKSHTRRHLSEYTHIEAELAFLTFEELLDHIERVLCKTVQYILEDPIAGPLVKQLNPDFQAPKMPFMRLEYKDAIEWLKEHDIKNEDGEEFKFGDDIAEAAERKMTDTIGVPILLTKFPAEIKSFYMPRCKDDNRVTESVDVLMPTVGEITGGSMRINTEEELLAGFKRENIDPKAYYWFIDQRKYGTCPHGGYGLGTERILAWLCNRFTVRDCSLYPRFSGRCKP, from the coding sequence ATGTCTGTGTATATTCACGAGGTTAAAGGTGTTGACGAGACCGGTGTTGCTGGTACTCAAGAACAACCATTCAAGACTGCTGCTTTCGCTCTATTTTGCAGTGAAACTGAACCAAAGTTGTTTGTTTACAAGGAAGCTGATGGTGAATACCAAGAAATTTCTGCCTCTGCTTTGAAGAAGGCTCGTAAGGGTTGTGAAggtttgaagaagaaggccATCAAGCAGAAGGAGCAAGATGCTAAGAAGCAACAGCAGGATGCCGACAATGCCGCAAAGCAGATGGCAGCTTTGAACATTAAGATCGAAGAGGACAAGTCTCTCCCAGAAGCCAAGAAGTGCAAGATTGGTCAGTCCTATGAACTAGTTGGTCAAAGAGTCAAAATCTCCGGCTGGATCCACAGATTACGTTCTAACAAGAAGGTTATGTTCATTGTTCTGAGAGATGGTTATGGTTACTTGCAATCCGTATTAACTGGTGACTTGGCCATTGCCCAACAATCCTTGGACTTGACCATTGAGTCTACCGTCACCCTATATGGTACCATCACTAAGGTTCCAGAAGGTAAGTCCGCCCCAGGTGGTGTTGAACTGCTTGTTGACTACTATGAAGTAGTTGGGTTGGCTCCATCTGGTGACGAAGCTTTCACTAACAAGATCGCCGAAGGTGCTGATCCATCTTTGCTTCTAGACCAACGTCATTTGGCCCTAAGAGGTGAAACTCTGTCAGCCGTGATGAAGGTCCGTGCCGCTCTGATGAAGTCCATCAGACGTGTCTACACTGAAGAGAGTCTAACTGAAGTCACTCCTCCATGTATGGTTCAAACCCAAGTCGAAGGTGGTTCCACTTTGTTCAAATTGGACTACTACGGTGAGCAGGCCTACTTGACTCAAAGTTCCCAACTTTATTTGGAAACTTGTTTGCCTTCTTTGGGTGACGTCTACTGTGTTCAAGAATCCTTCCGTGCTGAGAAGTCTCACACTAGAAGACATTTGTCTGAATATACGCACATTGAAGCCGAATTAGCTTTCTTAACATTTGAGGAACTGCTAGACCACATCGAGCGTGTATTGTGTAAGACCGTCCAATACATATTGGAAGACCCAATTGCTGGTCCACTGGTCAAACAATTGAACCCAGATTTCCAAGCTCCAAAGATGCCATTCATGAGACTAGAGTACAAGGATGCCATTGAATGGTTGAAGGAACACGATATCAAGAACGAGGATGGTGAAGAATTCAAGTTCGGTGATGACATTGCTGAGGCAGCTGAAAGAAAGATGACTGACACCATTGGTGTTCCAATTCTATTGACCAAGTTCCCAGCAGAAATCAAGTCATTCTACATGCCTCGTTGTAAGGATGACAACCGTGTCACTGAATCCGTTGATGTCTTGATGCCAACTGTCGGTGAAATTACTGGTGGTTCCATGAGAATTAacactgaagaagaactttTGGCCGGTTTCAAGCGTGAAAACATTGATCCAAAGGCTTACTACTGGTTTATTGACCAAAGAAAGTACGGTACCTGTCCACACGGTGGTTATGGTCTAGGTACTGAACGTATCTTGGCATGGCTATGTAACAGATTCACTGTCAGAGACTGTTCTCTATACCCTCGTTTCTCTGGTAGATGTAAGCCATGA
- the YSC83 gene encoding Ysc83p (CAGL0A02134g~Ortholog(s) have mitochondrial outer membrane localization), translated as MKYLIPKSFFLKIFKTPILFNFQACGFGFSYILGEMNSDRDFLDKIFDKGHNIVHKVSQCVENSEEAAIKNGSAILNKILHKGSQVIDAGTNTTIPRSDNDNILRNITRLPFTLLSGIHTKRSWSLMAIPAVSIALYWGSTQLKVRPILSTTENQCILVFGDMRDPIIRGQVMDLYRRGFTLFVCLENAGTYKTHNDEDDFLNYIDPKSTSDWAKFSEFFRKFPTNTLSAILLIPKLSYHPTGQVTLEQLENELHSNVLIYYSTLVAISPHLPQNSNSNRIPTLIYNPSLSVNMKNVEHPVEWLISGLMTTIFEELKHSHIFDPYMINVGLFQLGGQLSNYKYLNVKGSNIYNDLYWPIYCFIKMKGGNTFQKLHVAICSLFGLKRTFYLGKFSYLFTLPFTSKLYKLLNEWYVL; from the coding sequence atgaaatatttaattCCAAAGTCTTTCTTCCTAAAAATTTTTAAGACTCCTatattattcaattttCAAGCCTGTGGTTTTGGTTTCTCATATATACTAGGAGAAATGAACTCAGATCGCGACTTTTTGGACAAGATCTTTGACAAAGGGCATAACATTGTACATAAGGTGTCGCAATGTGTCGAAAATTCAGAAGAAGCTGCCATAAAGAACGGCTCTGCAAtcttgaataaaatattacatAAGGGATCTCAAGTAATTGATGCAGGCACAAATACAACGATACCTAGATCTGATAACGACAACATTCTTCGCAATATAACTAGACTTCCCTTTACCTTATTATCAGGCATACATACCAAAAGATCATGGAGCCTAATGGCGATCCCAGCAGTATCAATTGCTTTATATTGGGGCTCCACACAACTAAAAGTACGTCCAATCTTAAGCACTACAGAAAATCAATGCATCTTGGTCTTCGGCGATATGAGAGATCCCATCATTAGAGGACAAGTCATGGATCTTTACAGACGTGGCTTCACTCTCTTTGTGTGTCTCGAAAATGCTGGTACCTATAAAACGCATaacgatgaagatgacttTTTGAACTATATCGATCCCAAATCAACATCCGATTGGGCAAAATTCTCCGAATTCTTTAGGAAATTCCCGACTAATACTTTATCCGCTATACTTCTGATACCTAAGCTTTCCTATCACCCAACTGGACAAGTTACTTTAGAACAGTTGGAAAATGAACTCCATTCTAACGTTTTGATATATTACAGTACTCTTGTGGCCATCAGCCCTCACTTACCGCAAAACTCCAACTCAAATAGAATTCCAACTTTAATATACAACCCCTCATTATCAgtaaatatgaaaaatgtTGAGCATCCTGTTGAATGGCTAATATCTGGTTTAATGACCactatttttgaagagCTCAAGCACTCACATATTTTCGATCCTTACATGATTAATGTTGGTCTTTTCCAATTAGGTGGTCAACTATCaaattacaaatatctTAATGTCAAAGGCTCTAACATTTACAATGACCTGTATTGGCCAATATACTGTTTTATTAAAATGAAAGGAGGTAATACATTTCAGAAATTACATGTAGCTATATGCTCACTATTTGGCTTGAAGAGAACGTTTTATTTGGGTAAATTCAGTTATCTTTTTACCTTACCATTTACATCAAAGCTATACAAATTGTTGAATGAATGGTACGTGCTATGA
- the YSC84 gene encoding Ysc84p (CAGL0A02145g~Ortholog(s) have actin filament binding activity, role in actin cortical patch localization, actin filament bundle assembly, endocytosis and actin cortical patch, cytosol localization): MVGLSSLTNPVPRGLANEAQKAAKILEGFIDPRQAYGPDQVIPPSVLRNAKGLVIISILKAGFLFSGRAGSGIIVARLRDGTWSAPSAIAMGGAGAGGLIGMELTEFVFILNTDEVVDSFSEFGTVTLGGNVSVAAGPVGRDAEADASASAAGIASVFTYSKSKGLFAGVSVEGSAIVERRDENRKVYGDRGTTRRILNGEVEPLPSMDRLYRILESPNFTPQPGEGYRTSSYSEEQARPDERYGRERYDRRYDEALYDEKPRSRARWDSGDMPHSRGGVERQDHLQRNDYDSHNRGGYPPPPCERNKDVQGHGSDAHALNRNRPVPPPPPAERSFPKVRALYDFNGQQQGDLSFKKDDIIVVQKKTDSHNDWWYGVAHGVEGVFPANYVADL; this comes from the coding sequence ATGGTCGGTCTTTCCAGTTTGACAAATCCAGTTCCAAGGGGCCTAGCAAATGAGGCTCAAAAGGCTGCAAAAATTCTTGAGGGTTTTATAGATCCAAGGCAAGCGTATGGTCCTGATCAGGTTATTCCTCCTTCAGTGCTAAGAAATGCCAAAGGTCTGGTTATAATTTCAATCCTTAAGGCAGGATTTTTATTCTCCGGTAGGGCTGGTTCGGGTATTATTGTGGCTCGTCTGAGGGATGGTACTTGGTCTGCACCATCAGCCATCGCAATGGGaggtgctggtgctggtggATTAATAGGTATGGAGCTAACAGAATTTGTGTTTATCCTGAATACCGATGAAGTTGTTGATTCTTTTTCTGAGTTCGGTACAGTGACCCTTGGTGGTAATGTATCAGTAGCTGCAGGACCTGTTGGCAGAGATGCGGAGGCTGATGCATCAGCTTCTGCTGCAGGTATTGCGTCAGTCTTTACATATTCTAAAAGTAAAGGATTGTTCGCTGGTGTTTCCGTGGAGGGTTCAGCCATTGTGGAAAGAAGAGATGAAAACAGAAAAGTTTATGGTGATAGAGGAACTACTAGAAGAATCCTTAACGGTGAGGTGGAGCCATTGCCCTCGATGGATAGGTTGTATAGAATTCTGGAGTCCCCTAATTTTACCCCACAACCGGGCGAGGGTTATAGGACCAGCAGTTATTCTGAAGAGCAAGCCCGTCCTGACGAAAGGTATGGCAGAGAAAGATATGATAGAAGATACGATGAAGCATTATATGATGAAAAACCCAGGAGCAGAGCTAGATGGGATTCGGGCGACATGCCGCATAGCCGGGGAGGAGTTGAGAGACAGGATCATTTACAAAGAAATGATTATGATTCACACAATAGAGGAGGATATCCTCCACCTCCTTGTGAAAGAAATAAGGATGTACAAGGTCATGGTTCTGACGCTCATGCGCTTAATAGAAACAGACCAGTTCCGCCTCCTCCTCCAGCGGAGCGTAGTTTTCCTAAAGTGAGGGCATTATATGACTTCAATGGCCAACAACAGGGTGATCTTTCATTCAAAAAGGATGACATAATTGTTGTACAAAAGAAGACAGACTCGCATAATGATTGGTGGTACGGCGTAGCCCATGGAGTTGAGGGCGTTTTTCCAGCGAATTATGTCGCAGACCTATAA
- a CDS encoding arginine--tRNA ligase (CAGL0A02189g~Ortholog(s) have role in mitochondrial translation and cytosol, mitochondrion localization): MTSLTAQLKNLSIEEPKALEGSFPEVNVVDLMRNYIAQELSKISGVDAAQIFPALEWTNTMDRGDLLIPVPRLVRTKGSNPREIATEWAEKFPCGDFLEKVEANGAFVQFFFKPEFLYKTVIPDVITRGEEYGACKMVDNKKIIIEFSSPNIAKPFHAGHLRSTIIGGFLSNLYEKLGWDVTRMNYLGDWGKQFGVLAVGFERYGDEEKLAKDPIHHLYEVYVRINKDIEEEGDSLPESESTNGKAREYFKRMEDGDPEALKIWKRFRDFSIEKYIDTYARLNIKYDVYSGESQVSKESMQTALKMFHEKNLTHEDRGATLIDLTKFNKKLGKVIVQKSDGTTLYLTRDVGAAMDRYEKYHFDKMIYVIATQQDLHTAQFFEILKQLGFDWANKLQHVNFGMVQGMSTRKGTVVFLDNILEETKEKMHEVMKKNEAKYAQIDNPDEVADLVGISAVMIQDMQSKRINNYEFKWERMLSFEGDTGPYLQYAHSRLRSVERNAAEIPKEKWASADFSQLKEPAAALLVRLLGQYPDVLRNAMKTNEPATVVTYLFKLTHQVSSCYDVLWVAGQTEEVATARLALYGAARQVLYNGMRLLGLTPVERM, encoded by the coding sequence ATGACTAGCTTGACAGcccaattgaaaaatctaTCTATTGAAGAGCCAAAGGCTCTTGAAGGTTCTTTCCCAGAAGTCAATGTTGTTGATTTGATGAGAAACTATATTGCCCAGGAACTGAGCAAGATTTCCGGCGTCGATGCTGCTCAAATCTTCCCTGCATTGGAATGGACTAACACCATGGACAGAGGTGATCTTTTGATCCCAGTTCCTAGATTGGTCAGAACCAAGGGCTCCAACCCAAGAGAAATTGCTACTGAATGGGCCGAGAAGTTCCCATGCGGTGACTTTCTGGAAAAAGTTGAAGCCAACGGTGCCTTTgttcaattcttcttcaagcCAGAATTCCTATACAAGACTGTTATCCCGGATGTTATCACTAGAGGTGAAGAATATGGTGCTTGCAAAATGGTCGACAACAAAAAGATCATCATCGAATTTTCCTCCCCAAACATTGCCAAGCCTTTCCATGCTGGTCACTTGAGATCCACCATTATCGGTGGTTTCTTGTCCAACCTTTACGAAAAGCTTGGTTGGGATGTCACTAGAATGAACTACCTAGGTGACTGGGGTAAGCAATTCGGTGTCTTAGCCGTTGGTTTCGAAAGATATGGTGACGAAGAAAAGCTAGCCAAGGATCCTATCCACCATCTATACGAAGTTTACGTTCGTATCAACAAGGACatcgaagaagaaggtgaCTCTCTACCTGAATCTGAATCTACCAACGGTAAAGCTCGTGAATACTTTAAGAGAATGGAAGATGGTGACCCAGAAGCTTTGAAAATTTGGAAGAGATTCCGTGACTTCTCTATTGAAAAGTACATTGACACTTACGCCCGtctaaatattaaatacGATGTCTACTCAGGTGAATCCCAAGTTTCTAAAGAATCTATGCAAACGGCCCTAAAAATGTTCCATGAGAAAAACTTGACTCACGAAGATAGAGGTGCTACTCTAATTGATTTAACAAAGTTCAACAAAAAGCTCGGTAAGGTCATTGTTCAAAAATCAGATGGTACTACTTTATACTTGACTAGAGATGTTGGTGCTGCCATGGACCGTTACgaaaaatatcatttcGATAAAATGATTTATGTCATTGCTACTCAACAAGATCTGCACACAGCTCAATTCTTCGAAATCTTGAAACAATTAGGCTTCGATTGGGCTAACAAGTTACAACACGTCAACTTTGGTATGGTCCAAGGTATGTCTACAAGAAAAGGTACGGTTGTTTTCCTGGATAACATTCTAGAAGAAACCAAAGAGAAGATGCACGAAgttatgaagaagaatgaaGCTAAATATGCTCAAATCGATAATCCAGATGAAGTTGCGGACTTAGTCGGTATATCTGCGGTAATGATCCAAGACATGCAATCTAAGCGTATTAACAACTATGAATTCAAATGGGAAAGAATGCTTTCATTTGAAGGTGATACCGGTCCATACCTGCAATACGCTCATTCTAGATTGAGATCTGTGGAGAGAAATGCCGCTGAAATTCCAAAGGAAAAGTGGGCTTCAGCTGACTTCTCTCAACTAAAGGAACCAGCTGCCGCTCTTCTTGTTAGATTGCTAGGCCAATACCCAGATGTGTTAAGAAATGCTATGAAGACAAATGAGCCTGCCACTGTTGTTACCTACTTGTTCAAATTAACCCATCaagtttcttcttgttACGATGTCCTATGGGTTGCAGGCCAAACTGAAGAGGTTGCTACTGCTCGTCTTGCACTATATGGTGCTGCCAGACAAGTTCTATACAACGGTATGCGCTTGCTAGGTCTAACACCTGTTGAAAGAATGTAA